The DNA sequence GGGGTCGACCGCGGTCAGTCAGCGTCGACCGCGGCGGTCCCTGCGTCGCCCGCGACGGCCGCCCGGAGGTAGCCCTGCGCGTACGCGCCGAGGAACATCCCGGCGATGGCCCAGAGGATGGGGAGGTTGCCGACGCCGAGGCTGGCGTAGGCCGCGCCGGGACAGATTCCCGAGATCCCCCAGCCGACGCCGAAGATCGCCCCGCCGAACAGGACGTTGCGGTCCATCGACTTCAGCCGCCGAGTGTACGCTTGGCCGGTCAGCGGAGCCGTCCGGTCCAGTCGGGTCGCCACGAAGAACACCACGCCCGTGACGACGGCGGCCCCGCCCATCACGAACAGGAGCCCCAAGTCCTCGAACTGGAGGAAGTCCAGCACGACCTCGGGCCGTGCCATCCGGCTCAGGGCGAGTCCGAACCCGAAGATCAGGCCGCCGACGAGAATCAGCGGCATGAACAGCGGGTGGCGGTCCTCGCTCACGGCACGACCCCCAGTGCCTGCACCAGCTGGGCGGTGCCGATGGCGACGGCCATGAACGTCGCGACGTTGACGATGGACGTCGGCGACGCCGAGCCGACCCCACAGACCCCGTGGCCCGAGGTACAGCCCTTGCCGAGGCGGGTGCCGACGCCGACGAGGATACCCCCGCCGAGCAGCCGCCACCACTGGACGTCGGT is a window from the Halogranum gelatinilyticum genome containing:
- a CDS encoding DUF6691 family protein — translated: MPLILVGGLIFGFGLALSRMARPEVVLDFLQFEDLGLLFVMGGAAVVTGVVFFVATRLDRTAPLTGQAYTRRLKSMDRNVLFGGAIFGVGWGISGICPGAAYASLGVGNLPILWAIAGMFLGAYAQGYLRAAVAGDAGTAAVDAD